A single window of Aphidius gifuensis isolate YNYX2018 linkage group LG1, ASM1490517v1, whole genome shotgun sequence DNA harbors:
- the LOC122860597 gene encoding uncharacterized protein LOC122860597, with translation MNNIGSTIEKYILEQEYLRQYEKLYGNFDRISFLYNETRRWAKSEEKNKTWDLQSRTSQMISLDSDYPQSVLFTLRKFFFPIKKIECDEDQITPHHELFLLYKQIIYTEVQSMAAMAFAYMWRRENNKAINELNEVKMERIKSIIEYTNHKTYAAFDNVFYKIVLFREHFEPTDTITEWEIPDPFRMCQIHNNCRDSNHEYDKICPGWIINCQRALTIEYCHRNEKDLTSTKNYYWMIVRDSEKSMNFGDTNYECEPFPFHRMNIFHTDYIKNIQIPVYCDCIDDGIYTRNDTIRAFSLLWVATGARLVAKDRMIHIQLREGKLLPYGEIDKKTERWIPLPTFEYYENFPNVAIDSNGKRHSLSENIDFVSIHHLYARTICLQKLTLDEEHLLTAVRFNYEYLGKGLERRFKLEVKYVGFNYQHGNITSTRKYKKQSCKKLPELILNNPDDPLKFNTHPHDSKENQLIKIRASDLIKDASQTTIPFFDLLEIAPETSLPITGIELFHKGQIDGTSGGYISLKIYPINLTMYMNPPLLPDTLNIQNITIPEFGLQNS, from the exons atgaacaatattGGAAgtactattgaaaaatatatattagaacAAGAATACTTAAGAcagtatgaaaaattatatggcAATTTTGATAGAATTAGttttttatacaatgaaaCTCGAAGATGGGCAAAATCcgaagagaaaaataaaacatgggATCTTCAAAGCAGAACTAGTCAGATGATATCTCTTGATTCTGATTATCCTCAATCAGTCTTGTTTAccttgagaaaatttttttttccaataa AGAAGATTGAATGTGACGAGGATCAGATAACGCCACatcatgaattatttttattatataaacaaattatttatacagagGTTCAAAGCATGGCTGCAATGGCTTTTGCATATATGTGGAGACGTGAAAATAATAAGGCTATTAATGAATTGAATGAAGTAAAAATGGAAAGAATAAAAAGTATCATTGAATATACCa ATCATAAAACATATGCTGCTTTCGATAATGTATTCTACAAAATTGTACTCTTTAGAGAACATTTTGAGCCAACTGATACAATTACCGAATGGGAAATACCAGATCCTTTTCGAATGTGtcaaatacataataattgcCGTGACAGTAATCatgaatatgataaaatttgtcCTGGATGGATTATAAATTGTCAAAGAGCATTGACTATCGAGTATTGTCATCGA aacGAGAAAGATCTAACAAGtaccaaaaattattattggatgATAGTTAGAGATTCAGAGAAATCCATGAATTTCGGTGATACAAATTATGAATGTGAACCATTTCCATTCCATAGAATGAATATTTTCCATACagattacattaaaaatattcaaattccAGTTTATTGTGATTGCATTGATGATGGTATTTACACTCGAAACGATACAATCCGAGCTTTCAGTTTGTTATG GGTAGCAACTGGTGCAAGACTTGTTGCAAAAGATCGTATGATTCATATTCAGCTTCGTGAAGGTAAACTTTTGCCTTATggagaaattgataaaaaaactgaaaGATGGATACCACTACCGACCTttgaatattatgaaaattttcctAACGTTGCAATTGATTCAAATGGCAAGCGACATTCATTGAGCGAAAATATAGATTTTGTTTCTATACATCATCTGTATGCAAGAACGATATGTCTACAAAAACTAACTCTTGACGAAGAGCATTTATTGACGG CTGTGAGGTTCAACTATGAGTATCTCGGTAAAGGCTTAGAAAGACGTTTCAAGCTTGAAGTAAAATATGTTggttttaattatcaacatgGAAACATAACATctacaagaaaatataaaaaacaatcatgCAAAAagct ACctgaattgattttaaataatcctgATGATCCACTTAAATTTAATACACATCCACATGATTCTAAGGAAAATCAACTTATTAAAATCAGAGCATCAGACTTGATTAAGGATGCATCACAAACAACTATTCCATTTTTCGATCTTTTAGAAATTGCACCTGAAACAAGCCTGCCAATTACTGGGattgaattatttcataaagGACAGATTGATGGTACATCTGGTggatatatttctttaaaaatttatccaataaatttaactatgTATATGAATCCACCATTACTTCCTGACACTTTAAATATTCAGAACATAACAATCCCTGAATTCGGATTACAAAATAGTTGA
- the LOC122860604 gene encoding uncharacterized protein LOC122860604 produces the protein MIAMKLDELTLQMNNIGSNIENYILEQEYSRQYEKLWDNFDRIGFLYNETRRWAKSEEKNKTWDLQSRTNQMISLDSDYPQSITPHHELFSLYKQIIYTEVQSMAAMAFAYMWRNENDKAINELNEVKMERIKSIIEYTSLFKNKMKIARNFIRRCEANYKGNKNMIGNKTYASFNNMFHTIVLFREHFEPTDTITEWEIPDPFRLCQIHNDCDDEKHRYDDICPGWIINCRRALTIEYCQRNEEDQTSTKKYYWMIVRNLEKSMNFGNTNHACEPFSFHRMNIFHTDYIKNIQIPVYCDCIDDSIYTRNKTIRGLSLLWSQTSDNMVATGARLVAQDRMIHIQLREGKLLPYGEIDKKTERWIPLPTFEYYENFPNVAIDSNGKRHSLSENIDFVSIHHLYARTICLQKLTIDEEHLLTGVRFNYEYLGKGLERRFKLEVKYVGFNYQYGNITTERKYEEKSCRKLPELILNNPDDPLKFNTHPHDSKEDQFITIRASDLIKDASQSTIPFFDLSEIAPETSLPITGIELFHKGQIDGTSGGYVSLKIYPINLTMYMNPPLLPDTLNIQNITIPEFGLQNS, from the exons ATGATTGCAATGAAACTCGATGAGCTTACTTTGCAAATGAACAATATCGGaagtaatattgaaaattatatattggaACAAGAATACTCGAGACAGTATGAAAAATTATGGGACAATTTTGATAGAATTGGttttttatacaatgaaaCTCGAAGATGGGCAAAATctgaagagaaaaataaaacatgggATCTTCAAAGCAGAACTAATCAAATGATATCTCTTGATTCTGATTATCCTCAATCA ATAACGCCACatcatgaattattttcattatataaacaaattatttatacagaaGTTCAAAGCATGGCTGCAATGGCTTTTGCATATATGTGgagaaatgaaaatgataaggCTATTAATGAATTGAATGAAGTAAAAATGGAAAGAATAAAAAGTATCATTGAATATACcagtttgtttaaaaataaaatgaaaattgctaGAAATTTTATTCGACGATGTGAAGCAAATTACAAAGGAAATAAAAACATGATAG GCAATAAGACTTATGCTTCTTTCAACAATATGTTTCACACAATTGTACTCTTTAGAGAACATTTTGAGCCAACTGATACAATTACCGAATGGGAAATACCAGATCCTTTTCGATTGTGTCAAATACACAATGATTGTGATGACGAAAAACATAGATATGATGATATTTGTCCTGGATGGATTATAAATTGTCGAAGAGCATTAACTATCGAGTATTGTCAACGA aacGAAGAAGATCAAACAagtactaaaaaatattattggatgATAGTTAGAAATTTAGAGAAATCCATGAATTTCGGTAATACAAATCATGCATGCGAGCCATTTTCATTCCATAGAATGAATATTTTCCATACagattacattaaaaatattcaaattccAGTTTATTGTGATTGCATTGATGATAGTATTTACACTAGAAACAAAACTATACGAGGTTTAAGTTTGTTGTGGTCACAAACAAGTGATAACAT GGTAGCAACTGGTGCAAGACTCGTTGCTCAAGATCGTATGATTCATATTCAGCTTCGTGAAGGTAAACTTTTGCCTTATggagaaattgataaaaaaactgaGAGATGGATACCACTACCAACCTTTGAATATTATGAGAATTTTCCTAACGTGGCAATTGATTCAAATGGCAAGCGACATTCATTGAGCGAAAATATAGATTTTGTTTCTATACATCATCTGTATGCAAGAACGATATGTCTACAAAAACTGACTATTGACGAAGAGCATTTATTGACgg GTGTGAGGTTCAACTATGAGTATCTCGGTAAAGGCTTAGAAAGACGTTTCAAGCTCGAAGTAAAATATGTTGGTTTCAATTATCAATATGGAAATATAACTACTGAAAgaaaatatgaagaaaaatcatGCAGAAAGct ACctgaattgattttaaataatcctgATGATCCACTTAAATTTAATACACATCCACATGATTCTAAGGAAGATCAATTTATTACTATCAGAGCATCAGACTTGATTAAGGATGCATCACAATCAACTATTCCATTTTTTGATCTTTCAGAAATTGCACCCGAAACGAGCCTACCAATTACTGGGATTGAATTATTTCACAAAGGACAGATTGATGGTACATCTGGTGGATatgtttctttaaaaatttatccaataaATCTAACTATGTATATGAATCCACCATTACTTCCTGACACTTTAAATATTCAGAACATAACTATCCCTGAATTTGGATTACAAAATAGTTAA
- the LOC122851530 gene encoding lysM and putative peptidoglycan-binding domain-containing protein 3 yields MINMRKKSTSEITDKSNRPSVYQRGNNQTPDSSPHYVFVYDDDDEDNSDEETIILQLRSQPKTQPRKIEVINVSLTSDDTLQSLSLRYRCTISELKRINNIHRENEIFARRTIKVPVQPYSFLTETNATDLLGIDDKAPELLEKNDNLSNDQEIMNMKDNQTTLFSKPNDDINSVILNSICEPLTATLSCHDDVEDDANDEEDDQLLLLSSSTDSNVTNDLLFSCSGADWGLSWRQLIVVSLLLSFAGPVIYILYIAENSQRHIKT; encoded by the exons ATGATCAATATGAGGAAAAAATCAACTTCTGAAATCACTGATAAGTCCAACAG ACCAAGTGTTTATCAAAGAGGAAATAACCAGACACCAGACAGTTCACCACATTATGTATttgtttatgatgatgatgatgaggataaTAGTGATGAAGAAACAATAATTCTTCAACTTCGTAGCCAGCCAAAGACTCAGCCAAGAAAAATTGAAGTTATAAATGTGTCATTAACAAGTGATGATACACTTCAGTCACTTTCATTGAGATATCGTTGTACT aTATCAGAATTGAAAAgaatcaataatattcatagagaaaatgaaatatttgcaAGACGTACAATTAAAGTACCAGTTCAaccatattcatttttaactgAAACAAATGCTACAGATTTATTAGGTATTGATGATAAAGCACCagaattattagaaaaaaatgataatctaTCAAATGATCAAGAAATAATGAACATGAAAGATAATcaaacaacattattttcaaaaccaaatgatgatattaatagtgtaatattaaattcaatttgtgaACCATTGACTGCTACATTATCATGTCATGATGATGTTGAAGATGATGCtaatgatgaagaagatgatcagttgctattattatcatcatcaactgaTAGTAATGTTACAAATGACTTGTTATTTTCTTGTTCTGGTGCTGATTGGGGACTTTCTTGGCGacaattaattgttgtatCACTTCTTTTGAGCTTTGCTGGAcctgttatttatattttatatattgctgAAAATTCACAAAGACATATTAAAACGTGA
- the LOC122851537 gene encoding uncharacterized protein LOC122851537, whose amino-acid sequence MNWHAVVLLALPSLVLISCDDVGNDIRAQVPVDFAANLIRFHRLNSQETNNKLIKIVIQDSDCKVENSNNHGYNFRRFSPCFYSSRFYQAGGKPWYWSNDIKPLKWNELNDYFETNKKAKL is encoded by the exons ATGAATTGGCATGCTGTTGTATTGTTGGCCTTGCCTTCACTAGTATTa ATTTCTTGTGATGATGTTGGAAATGATATTAGAGCCCAAGTACCAGTTGATTTTGCAGCAAATTTAATAAGATTTCATAGATTGAATAGTCAAGAGacgaataataaattgattaaaattgtgATTCAAGATTCTGATTGTAAAGTTGAAAACTCAAATAACCATGGCTATAATTTTCGTAGATTTTCACCATGTTTTTATAGTTCAAGATTTTATCAAGCTGGTGGAAAACCTTGGTATTGGTCAAATGATATCAAACCATTGAAGTGGAACGAACTGAATGACTATTTTGAGActaataaaaaagctaaattgtga